A segment of the Trifolium pratense cultivar HEN17-A07 linkage group LG7, ARS_RC_1.1, whole genome shotgun sequence genome:
CATGAAACCAATTAATCcaatatttatgttttattttatgcaaACTGGTATTTCTAATgtgattttaataatttaacttaTTTACTTAATTTAAATGTTTTATAGGGTATATTTTGCTCGGGGCTAGATTTTTACTTGCGAGGACAAGTAATGCAAGCTAGAGGTCCCGTATTCGGAACCATGTTTAATCCTGTGTGCATGATCTTGGTTGCTATGTCAGGCTACTTCTTTCTTGACAAGCAACAATTCTTAGGAAGGTAATTATCAAGTgtccttttaattttttcaatactagaattttcaaataattttttagttaaCTAATTACTACTAATTGATTATGTACGTATTGTAGGGTGATAGGTGCACTAATCATCTGTTCGGGTCTCTACTTTGTTGTATGGGGGACAAACAAAGATAATGAACTTAGGCGCCAAGCCCAAGAGAATGCAAATGCAAATGCGGTGGCAAATCCATAGGTAAtgatataattgttttttttatgatgacaatgtttatgaacactttGAATCAATTACATTCTGCATAATCCAAACTATAAGTGATCTGATGCATAAGAGTCAATTACATATTGTTTGTGGGTCTTTTAGTAAATCAAAGGGTCAATTACATGTGGGTGTTACCTTTGAATTACTAATctacaaaatattttaacataacTTTCTGCTAAATTGAAGACATTTTGAATTTACATGTTGTTTGTGTGAGATTCATGGTTGTGCGAGACATTTTGAACTTTAATTATCAAATAGAATGTGATTTTGAGATCTCACCATGCATATATAACAAAAAACATTAAAGCTTTTTTGTAATGCCAAGTTCGATGAACCATCATGATTATCTTATGACTTTATTTATGTTGTTAGAAAATGCTAGCAACTCTAAgcctgtttttttttattttgagcaGTGAAATGAATCTTTAGTTGTTTTAGCACTGATTTTATAATAGATTAATAGTATTTTTCAAATGTTGTAGCTCTATACTATTTATATGTTTTGATATGGTGTTATTCAATTTGTTGCAGATTAAATGGAGTTTTCTTTATCCTGCAACAACTGGAAGAAACATGGATCAAGTGTTGAGGGTGGTAGAGTCACTACAGAAAGCCTCAAAGTAAAGCACAAAATTGCTACcctaattttagtttttttaataatttatgtgttGTTCCATTTTTAGCTTTCTTCATCGATCAACAACTCTTTGCATTTTGAAATGTGACACAACCTTTCCTTTTAATGTGATAAATTAATGCAATAAATTTCATACTActtgttttttataaatattccaacaacacaacatAGTAGTAAGAATTTCACAAAAGTACGTAccataaaattaaagggtatgAGGAGTGTAGCCAGTCTCCGTTTTGGAGATTCTACCATTTTCCTGTCTAATATTTATTGTAATGTTTATTGCTGCATTTCTTTTTATGGGATTCCAATTTTCTCTTTGAAGTAGTACACTAGAGACGTAGAAAGTCCAAAAAAAAGTATTACTACTCCTTAGTTGAGTTAGATGAACCATTattaaacacacacacacacacacaaacacacacacacacacacacaccatcTATTGCTGTATTTCATTTTATGGGATCGATTCCAAAATGATTTAAAGTAATACAGACCCCTAGCATTCTCCAAGTAACCAACTAAAATTGAATCCATCATGTTCAAAAGAGATCACATAGTACTATACTGATAGAACAACCAACTCCTTGTATCAAACATTAATTTATAAGCCATCACCTTCTCTCAAATTATTCACACAAATAACAACAATGACAGAACAACCAGCTCCACCACAAATAACAACAATGTCTTCCTCTCCACCACCTCTAGTGAATCATCCTCCTTCCACCACAATCTCTCAAGAACAACAGACACAATCCTCATCACCACATCCCTCATCCTCATGGTTGTCAAACTTGCGAGTAGACTCTCAAACTCGTACGAGTTTGAGTATCTAGGATGCAAAAACGAATTGAATCGCTCATAGAATCGATTTTTGATAAACTCGATTATATTCGAATAGACTCGCATAAACTCGTATAAACTCGCGAGTTTTTGGCGAGTTTACGAGTTTATAAATTTTtctaaagacttttttttttacaaaaaatccCCATAAAAAGcccaaaacacaattttttttacaaaaaaaaaacaaaacaattgaaaacCCGTAACTTTTTTTTCCTACGAGTACATTAGTACCCAATGTTTGGAATTAAAAACCATGAAACTAGTTGCCGTCGACGAAGAAGGTGTTTTATCTGGGCAgagtttgatgatgatgatgatgatgatggtgatgatgattgTATTGGTGGTGGTGAATTCACCGGAGCTTTTGATGTTTGAAGtcattatcatatatatatttaatcggagctttgctattttgtttgttttattatggAGCTTTTTTGCTTTGAgttgtgtgtgtgcgcgcgcgcgtGCGTGATAAACTCTTACGAGTCTACGAATCGAGTTTGCGACTCTTTGCGAGTCTGAGTAGACTCTCGAGTCTAACAACCCTGATTATAAATACGAGATGTAAAGTGAGACTTTGTGATATAGtgtgattaataaaaaaatattcttcttccttatctttttcttcattgAATTTTGATCTAGTGTGTGTGATTGAGCTCAACCTGAGCCTATTATCTGTGTTTCTCATAGGCGCAAATTGAGTCCATTTCCTGTGTGTATTTTCTACTTGGCGCGATTAGAGCATATCTTGTGTGAAGATAGTGCAATTTGGATTTGCTGGCTTCTCTTTAGGCCCCAGGTTTCTTTTCACCACTTAAAACATgcgaaaaaatttggtttctagaaaccgaatttttttgtgtaaattttacactaaaaaaacttcagtttctaaaaaccaaattttttcgcATGTTTTATGGGATTAAAAGAAACATGGGGCATAAAGAGAAGCTATCTTTGAATTTTGTCTCACATTTTCAGATATAAtgattatttataatataatgtttgatttatggaaaaacaattttttgttagaTTTACTTATCTCGTGACATAACTCTAAATTATCAAAGTCCTCTTCTAAAAAAAATCGgagaaataacaacaaaaaaagtatATTATCGTGTCAAATTAGTCTTATTTAAGATACAAAAGAACATCACAACATACTTTGATCAAACGAACTCTTGCTTATTTGAGGGTTTCATAAGAATTTTTTAACTAAGATGCTAGtcatttgattttaacatttcattttgaaaaatatgctAATTGTGTGTAAATTTGAGATGACATCTACACACAAATGAATGTTACATTGTTAATACATTCCTCCAGCGGTTCAACCCAGGCACCTTTGAAGGAAATCATACCCTTCAACAACCATTTGTAGTTCAACTCTGAGGCCCAATAACAATCTTGCTCTGTTTTTCTTTTGCTGACGCCCTCCCACCACCACCCACCCCCACCCCCACTCAGGGATAGCTCCGAGATTTTGGAGGCCcgggacaaataataaaaatggacccataataaaaaaaaattaaaaaaagcatttatttatttatttatttttaaacggctaaattttattaataacgaAACTGACCGCAAGACGAGCTCAGTTCGcaaaacatcatttatttattgacaCAAAAAGAGAGCCGAAGCCCAACATAAAATGTAATCATTTATCCGTGTAACTAACATAAAGAAAATGTCAGACATTGAAATGttcattttaaattgattaaaataaaaaaaagtaccaTGAGTGGGAGTTGAACCAACGATCCCTTGGTACTGAACTCAAAACATCTCAATCACCAACTACCGGAGCACACTCTTCATTTTGTGATACAATTTAGCGGAAAAACTACTTAACTACTGTGTACATGTTAGGcctgaaaaaaaaagtattgaggCCCCCAAAAATTGGAGGCCCTGGGCTCCGACCCTGCTTGCCCTGACCCAAAACCGGCCTTGCCCCCACcctcccaaaaaaaaaaaacgatgcAAATACTACTATCTTTTTTTTAGGACCAATCATTACCACTATTTTGGGCACATGTTTACCCTAGAGCTAGCAAATCCCTCGTACGGTATATTTAAAACATTCAAACGGTCCCTCGAGCATAaatcagttggtagggacattacATGTAAAATGCAGAGACCGGGGTTTGAACCTTGGTACTCCCACCTATTCACctttaaaggtgaaattctagccacttACTAGGCTACTGgaccaaaaaaccaaaaaacgtTCAAACTCTTACCAAAAATGTTTTAGTTGTAAGAATGAAGCTTTGAATATATatcaaaaatgtaaaaatatacaGGTCACTGTATTTGTATTTTCTATATGTTAAAAGGAGAATTTCAGAGTAGACTGATtctttttaaactttttatttgtACAACATTCAAAATGAATGCTAAAAACTAGCATTTTCTATCCACCAGAGGACATTGATTAGAAATGCTAGAAAGAAAAATTTCAGAGTGGAgggattaattttaaaattatacattCATTTCACTAAATAACCTAGGTGAGCACTATTTAGTGAAACTGTAATCGACAGTTTAATAAAGAATGTTCTTGGAAAAGTGTCAAAAATGTACTTGCAACTTGCAACTTGCAACATGCTTCTTGTAGCACAATGCAAATTAACACCACATATAAGTTGAAATCTCCTAGGGAAGAACAGATAAAACAACTTCCAAGTTCAAATCAACACATTTTCATGATGCATATTGATGTACTAACTGAATTTATAAAGCAAATAATAGGCATAACCAACTTGTTAAAAAGGGtagcaaacaaaaataaaagtgtaTATGAACGGTAGGGTGCAAAGAGCTCAAGACCCTACAGTTTGTGATACTATTGTCAACTGAAAATCCGGAAAATAGCGGCTCGTTCAAATTCAGCTACATAACAGTGCGAAAGTAATGCTATAACAatagcaatttgttcaaattcctcCACCCTATAGCCTCTATTTAACGACACTATGTGATAGTGGAGGGGAATATAGTTACTGCTACAAACAAACCAAGTTGTGCCTAACTGTagaacttataaaaaagacGCATGAATAAAATGATTTGCACggaaatatttttacaaatgccACAAATCCTCTACTGATAAATCTCCATAGTTAAACAAGATAAGTAGCTATACTACATATTTATGACACATAGAAATGCCCAATTACTAGCCCATAACACCATCTACGAAAGAATATACTGACCTTTCATAGATCAGATGCAGCAGTCAGCAAGTATTTACCTACATGAATTAAGGCCCAACAACCTTTTTGGTCTGTCAACTAGAATTTTCCCCATTGCTTCCTTTAAAACTTGAAGCGCCAACATTCAGCTTTACACTATGAGGCGATGGTACATTGCATGGAACAAATCCATTAGTAATAAAAGGTTGgtcaaatttataatttgttgttgACCCAAGAAAGGCATTGTATCCCAATGTTCCGGCAGCATCACTACCTACAATTTCAACCCTACCGCCCATATATGCAACATTGGGCATAACATTAGCATAAGGCATCTGACATGCCTGAGGACCAGTTACCATTTGCCCATACCAGAAGTTCCTATAAGCATCTGATGGAGCAGCATATCCATTCCCACCATACCCACCCACAGGGTACCAGCACCCATAGGGATTTGATCCGTATCCATATACTCCACCACCGCCAGTATACAAAGGTAAAGGAGCAAATCCAGGAAGCGTGTTCGCAGGACTAGAAGGAATCAAAGTTGTTTCAGCGGCTCCTCTATCACTCTGATATCTTATCCTATTACTAAAACCATCATCATAACCATACCTCCCCTCCCTCGGAACAGCTCTCTTAACCTCCACCTGTCTACCATTCAAGtcatgaaaatttctcatcataACATTTTCCACAGAATCTTCAGAATCAAAAGTGATAAACCCAAACCCTCTCGGCCTACGAGTTACACTATCCTGCATCACCACCACATCAGTTATTGCACCAAACTTCTCAAAGTATCTCTTAAACTCCTCCACAGACATATTAGcaggtaaacctcccacaaaaatCTTTTTAGTCCTAATGTAATTACTGTTACATTCATAGTTACTATAGTAATTTCCCCCTCTATTCTGTAGTTGATATCGTTGTTGCTGTTCACTTCTGGGTATTGCTTTTCTCACTTCTACCTATATACAtaaccaaacaaaaatataaccataattaaaaataaataaaaaaataaaaaacccataaaaaaaacacacacacttTACAACATTTTATTTACTCAAAAACTATAAACAACTAAC
Coding sequences within it:
- the LOC123894266 gene encoding RNA-binding protein 1-like isoform X1; translation: MYSTMNFKMDPDKSKLFVGGISRDTTEDTLKHHFSKYGTVLFSTISFDRTTRIPRGFGFVTFSDISSAHNALQDTHIILGRKVEVRKAIPRSEQQQRYQLQNRGGNYYSNYECNSNYIRTKKIFVGGLPANMSVEEFKRYFEKFGAITDVVVMQDSVTRRPRGFGFITFDSEDSVENVMMRNFHDLNGRQVEVKRAVPREGRYGYDDGFSNRIRYQSDRGAAETTLIPSSPANTLPGFAPLPLYTGGGGVYGYGSNPYGCWYPVGGYGGNGYAAPSDAYRNFWYGQMVTGPQACQMPYANVMPNVAYMGGRVEIVGSDAAGTLGYNAFLGSTTNYKFDQPFITNGFVPCNVPSPHSVKLNVGASSFKGSNGENSS
- the LOC123894266 gene encoding heterogeneous nuclear ribonucleoprotein 1-like isoform X2, with the translated sequence MHFKTPTLFSVEVRKAIPRSEQQQRYQLQNRGGNYYSNYECNSNYIRTKKIFVGGLPANMSVEEFKRYFEKFGAITDVVVMQDSVTRRPRGFGFITFDSEDSVENVMMRNFHDLNGRQVEVKRAVPREGRYGYDDGFSNRIRYQSDRGAAETTLIPSSPANTLPGFAPLPLYTGGGGVYGYGSNPYGCWYPVGGYGGNGYAAPSDAYRNFWYGQMVTGPQACQMPYANVMPNVAYMGGRVEIVGSDAAGTLGYNAFLGSTTNYKFDQPFITNGFVPCNVPSPHSVKLNVGASSFKGSNGENSS